A genome region from Macrobrachium rosenbergii isolate ZJJX-2024 chromosome 42, ASM4041242v1, whole genome shotgun sequence includes the following:
- the LOC136827891 gene encoding rhodopsin-like, producing the protein MSWYDQPDYAISSTNPYGNLTAVDMAPKEILHMVDPHWYQFPPLNPLWYALVGLWIGVTGCLSIAGNFVVMWVFMDTKSLRTPANMLIINLAISDFLMMFTMFPPMMITCYWRTWTLGAFFCEVYGFLGSLFGCVSIWSMVWITLDRYNVIVRGVSGTPLSTSGALLRIGGTWVVSIAWCLPPFFGWNRYVPEGNLTACGTDYLTDDFFSHSYLYIYSVWVYLFPLSLSIYLYAFIIKAVANHEKQMREQAKKMGVKSLRSEESQKTSAECRLAKVALMTVSLWFIAWTPYLVINYSGMLKKELVSPVYAIWGSVYAKANAVYNPIVYAISHPKYRAALEKKLPCLACKMESKETASETTSTTTTHGKVESP; encoded by the coding sequence atgtCTTGGTATGACCAACCAGATTATGCCATCTCTTCTACCAATCCTTATGGGAACCTCACAGCTGTTGATATGGCACCAAAGGAGATCCTCCACATGGTTGACCCTCACTGGTACCAGTTTCCTCCTCTGAATCCACTATGGTATGCTTTGGTTGGGCTTTGGATTGGTGTCACAGGATGCCTTTCCATTGCTGGTAACTTTGTTGTCATGTGGGTATTCATGGACACAAAGTCACTTCGCACTCCAGCTAACATGCTTATTATCAATTTAGCGATCTCAGATTTCCTGATGATGTTTACCATGTTCCCACCCATGATGATTACCTGCTACTGGCGTACATGGACTCTTGGTGCATTCTTCTGTGAAGTCTATGGATTCCTGGGCTCTCTGTTCGGTTGTGTCTCAATTTGGTCCATGGTTTGGATCACACTTGATCGATACAATGTCATTGTTAGGGGTGTTTCTGGAACCCCTCTCTCAACCAGTGGAGCCCTTTTGAGAATTGGTGGAACTTGGGTGGTTTCCATTGCCTGGTGTCTCCCCCCATTCTTTGGGTGGAACCGATATGTACCAGAGGGCAACCTGACTGCTTGTGGTACTGACTATCttactgatgattttttttctcactcttaTCTGTACATTTACTCTGTTTGGGTTTATCTGTTCCCTCTGTCTCTTAGTATCTATCTGTATGCCTTTATCATCAAGGCTGTTGCCAACCACGAGAAACAGATGCGAGAACAGGCCAAGAAGATGGGAGTTAAGTCTCTCAGGAGTGAAGAGAGCCAGAAGACCTCTGCTGAATGCCGTCTTGCCAAGGTCGCCCTCATGACCGTGTCCCTTTGGTTCATTGCTTGGACACCCTATCTCGTCATCAACTACTCTGGAATGCTCAAGAAAGAATTGGTCTCTCCTGTATACGCTATTTGGGGTTCCGTTTATGCTAAAGCCAACGCTGTTTACAATCCAATTGTATATGCCATCAGTCATCCCAAATACCGTGCAGCCTTGGAGAAGAAGCTGCCATGCCTTGCATGTAAAATGGAGAGTAAAGAAACTGCAAGTGAAACTACTTCCACAACTACTACACATGGAAAGGTAGAGAGTCCTTAA